GCGAGCGACAGGATGTGTTCGATATCCCTCAATGCGCCTGCATGCTCTATCATCGGGTAACACCGGGTCTTCTGGTCCTGATCGATAAACCACTGATCATCCGGACTGCCATAGGCCACCGTGCGGCCTCCTGCGAAACTGCGCTCGCCATGCGGCGGGAACTTCGCGAAGGCGCACGTCTTTTCCGCATGAGTGGCGTCAAGGATATGGGGAATAACCACGGCATCCGCGCCGAAATCGAGTGCCTGCTGGATTGGCCCCCGCTCGGGCCCCAGAACCTTTGCCAGGACTTCCAGCTTCAGTCCCTTCAGAACCGGGATGAACCGCTCCAGCGCATCGAGATCGAAACTGCCGTGCTCGATGTCCAGAACGACGGCCGTGTAACCAATGGACGCAGCGATTTCCGCTGCAGCTATGTTCGGCCCGGACAGCCAGACAGCCGATCTATGTTCGAAACTTGATGTCATGTCATGCTATCCCCGATCGGGTTCCTGGGGCAGGTCCAGGCCGTCGAGTGCGACTTGCCGGCTTTCGCAGCGGCCTGTCCGCGCCTCGCTCATGGTTTCTCTTCTCGATCCTTATCGATTGCACCGAGTATTGCAGAACCGGGCGATATGATCGGGCCAAAGAGGGCGCCTGGACAGTCCGTCCGGTCTCATCTGGGATGCAAATTCAATCCGCCCGGTCTTTGACGGCGCGGGTGACGATATAGGTGAAATAGCGCTGGATGCCGATTTCCATGGCCAGAAGCCGGTCGACGAGATGCTGGTAACTGTCGATGTCGGTCGTCTCGACGGTGAGAAAATAATCCACTCCGCCGCCCACAGACCAGCAGGACACGATCTCGGCCACATCGCTGACGACGCTCTCGAAGCGCTTGAAATCCGCATGGCGATGGCTGGCCAAAGTCACTT
The sequence above is a segment of the Rhizobium sp. SSA_523 genome. Coding sequences within it:
- a CDS encoding aldolase/citrate lyase family protein, which encodes MTSSFEHRSAVWLSGPNIAAAEIAASIGYTAVVLDIEHGSFDLDALERFIPVLKGLKLEVLAKVLGPERGPIQQALDFGADAVVIPHILDATHAEKTCAFAKFPPHGERSFAGGRTVAYGSPDDQWFIDQDQKTRCYPMIEHAGALRDIEHILSLATVDGVFIGPSDLSLRRGRGAYKRTDADFADLKAIADAAKAAGKHWLLPAWSLSEKQFALDNNAHTLVLTMEHGALATGFRDAWTATAQLLPQAH
- a CDS encoding Lrp/AsnC family transcriptional regulator, producing MERKLKLDAIDLRIIEAVKRNGRLTKQALAQAVGLSATPAWARLKRLEAQGVITGYHARISRTEKPPVRVLMEVTLASHRHADFKRFESVVSDVAEIVSCWSVGGGVDYFLTVETTDIDSYQHLVDRLLAMEIGIQRYFTYIVTRAVKDRAD